One window from the genome of Osmerus eperlanus chromosome 1, fOsmEpe2.1, whole genome shotgun sequence encodes:
- the prdm2b gene encoding PR domain zinc finger protein 2 — translation MADAGETVETLLDILHHIWKSLPSAIILRPSSVNQSRIGEMWMLSCKRFGPFVGERKKRSQVTSNVYLWEVYFPARGWMCVDATDPMKGNWLRYVNWARSNHEQNIFPLEINRAIYYKVLRPIGPGEELLVWYSGEDNPEITAALEEEKASSLCKKNSPRAKRARRKLLVRARRTGWGGFRGPKRTGGTQSSTTDMWDTEDGPNEEEERQSSPGPSQEAVEPSPKPSPGPSLSQVQAFTMEDKQEVEQDEGPGEHQQPVAVAEPEESPELPVLPQSHSTPPQEEEEEDEEEEDEEEEGGMTGVPPPQCYTKTAPSSVKRPEPKADPDPDLDLDAQDETHPCQHCERHFSTKQGLERHIHIHATVNQQTHAFKCRYCGKSFGSQVGRRRHERRHENVSKKRPGSLAGTATLLSPRAQVDGPSPDRVTASGHHVVARSPFQIPAAPLPTSEMVRKDSVEGDRPFIVDENGESKELHPCKYCNKAFGTHTNMRRHQRRIHERHLLPKGVRRKGMLLQESPTPPQQPDESPSTSPPLVYVPSADTEDEADRDDYVVDISKNISENLSLYIDGKILSTSSVSSCDVIEVDSSSAALFGLDTVILSPSDICQALKVDTRTGSVRQVSNLIGQSTSKRRTSTPPLMPGMKMETDTGNSSASSSCSTSSSSTLLMGGLFQKEKTIYLSPKLKQLLQTQDSHKPTITLITDSHTAPVSVTSSSGGSGRFKRRTASPPSSPHLSPALKGESAKSEAGSGSGSSYTLKVPKLENLNLSTAWSLTSKDDRDTMNPSGKDNRGWPASSSSGGNSCNQQPLDLSSSVGRKNEGSNKASGESVLDLSMHRKSGAAELESKGIPAAVQPPAKKKKPNTSMLEKVLMSEYAGLTTSADDGSLNLGSPDSQYTAGSGTGTCSHSTSPNMVSDSAHPSPPSLTPVTMNPSSPSTSLACPTPPPPVLPTIPSPPGMPSSPHSQPSDCSTLRSLPVLSPKMSPTSVDHGDEEPASKPVSDTEETSLGEDHCEDELMAQSPDPTPDPVRDLRKGQSKPSPPREAISLDLSTTEPGVARRTRNGSSLLNGKVSKGTASESKSQHSDLSVLSESLSGPSASPPALSDRPSPPVIKKEPRHADTAHGALPPVGKPTEAEEQEDGGGDAFSKSFVCNVCDGPFRSIKELSRHIVAHAADWPYKCEFCVQLFGDAAALLEHRTALHGVGRIFVCSACRKEFAFLCNLQQHQTDLHPNQECTHAAVESGKLRPQNYTDPSKATEESSADAPKPESPEQAQSQGMDVMAEEEPSVNGKHGDEGGDDPTEELYTTIKIMASEGGKPKGPDVRLGINQHYPSFKPPPFPYHNRTHATSVASATNFTTHNIPQTFSTAIRCTKCGNSFDNMPELHKHILACANASDKRRYTPKKNPIPLRQIVKPQNGVLSPAATAAVAGSVGQNAFRRMGQPKRLNFNQEATGKTRMTSLSKKKNQLVQKAITQRNKSAASVRKTFVKVEEEEEEAQPAPPQQEVHVCPHCSREFTYPASLSKHIAVSCPMKPAAKKGKRGAAEDKRAGADAASDKNMSLRRRATDAELQQPEPGSKPLRKTRARSSGAPEAEPPQATKGKAAGRPKRPASFPAAVVPPRKKGRKGQAPFLPPTPSSSDVPTSEPAPRPAGRMGRVGKEVAPKKVSEVKSLQEQSQTQVKKEVQGERFSLRARERAGGPVTRSLQLASFAGPVEVKTEEQSSQEPKDPKESLQK, via the exons ATGGCTGATGCTGGTGAGACAGTAGAAACTCTCCTTGACATTCTGCACCATATTTGGAAGAGCTTACCCAGCGCTATAATACTAAGACCCTCTTCTGTCAATCAAAGTCGTATTGGTGAGATGTGG ATGCTATCTT GCAAAAGGTTTGGCCCCTTtgtaggagagaggaagaagagatccCAGGTGACCAGCAATGTTTACCTGTGGGAG GTATATTTCCCAGCAAGAggctggatgtgtgtggatgCCACAGACCCTATGAAGGGTAACTGGCTACGGTATGTTAACTGGGCACGCTCCAATCATGAACAAAATATTTTTCCTCTGGAGATCAATCGAGCTATTTACTACAAAGTATTAAGG CCAATAGGACCTGGTGAAGAGCTGTTAGTCTGGTACAGTGGGGAAGACAACCCCGAGATAACAGCTGCATTGGAGGAAGAAAAGGCCAGCAGTTTGTGCAAGAAAAACTCACCCAGGGCGAAACGAG CTCGAAGAAAGTTACTGGTGCGAGCCAGACGGACTGGTTGGGGTGGATTCCGAGGACCCAAGCGAACAGGAGGAACTCAGTCTTCCACCACTGACATGTGGGACACAGAGGATG GTCcaaatgaggaagaggagaggcagtCATCTCCAGGACCCTCCCAGGAGGCTGTGGAGCCCTCGCCCAAGCCGTCTCCaggcccctctctgtctcaggtcCAGGCTTTCACAATGGAGGACAAGCAGGAAGTTGAACAGGATGAGGGTCCAGGGGAGCATCAGCAGCCTGTAGCCGTGGCTGAGCCAGAGGAGAGCCCGGAGCTGCCTGTCCTGCCACAAAGCCATAGCACCCCccctcaggaggaggaggaggaggatgaggaggaggaggacgaggaggaggaaggggggatgaCTGGggtccccccccctcagtgtTACACAAAGACAGCCCCCTCCTCTGTAAAGAGACCTGAACCAAAGGCAGACCCTGACCCCGACCTTGACCTTGATGCCCAGGATGAGACGCACCCCTGCCAGCACTGCGAGCGCCACTTCTCCACCAAACAGGGCCTCGAGCGCCATATCCACATCCACGCCACTGTGAACCAGCAAACGCACGCCTTCAAATGCCGCTATTGTGGAAAGTCGTTCGGCTCGCAGGTTGGACGAAGGCGGCACGAGCGCCGACATGAGAACGTGTCAAAGAAGAGGCCCGGCTCTCTGGCCGGCACCGCCACCCTGCTCAGTCCCAGAGCCCAGGTCGACGGTCCGAGTCCTGACCGCGTCACAGCTTCGGGCCACCACGTGGTCGCGCGGTCTCCGTTTCAAATCCCAGCCGCGCCTTTGCCGACCTCTGAGATGGTTAGGAAGGATTCCGTAGAGGGAGACCGGCCCTTCATCGTGGACGAGAACGGCGAATCGAAAGAGCTTCATCCCTGTAAGTACTGTAACAAAGCCTTCGGCACGCACACCAACATGCGCAGGCACCAGCGCAGGATCCACGAGCGCCACTTACTGCCCAAGGGCGTCCGCAGGAAAGGCATGCTCCTGCAGGAGAGCCCCACCCCGCCCCAGCAGCCTGATGagtcccccagcaccagcccgCCGCTCGTCTACGTCCCCAGTGCCGACACCGAGGACGAGGCGGACCGGGACGACTACGTCGTCGACATATCCAAAAATATCTCGGAGAACCTCAGCCTGTACATCGACGGTAAGATCCTGTCCACCAGCTCAGTCAGCAGCTGTGACGTGATCGAGGTGGACTCCAGTTCCGCCGCGTTGTTCGGTCTGGACACGGTGATCCTCAGCCCCAGTGACATCTGTCAGGCCCTTAAAGTGGACACCAGGACTGGCTCGGTTCGCCAGGTCTCCAACCTCATTGGCCAGTCCACCTCGAAACGGAGGACGTCCACACCCCCTCTCATGCCCGGTATGAAAATGGAGACCGATACTGGGaactcctccgcctcctcttcctgttccacctcttcctcttccacccTGTTGATGGGAGGTCTGTTCCAGAAGGAGAAAACCATCTACCTGTCCCCTAAGCTCAAACAACTCCTCCAGACCCAGGACAGCCATAAACCCACCATCACACTGATAACAGACAGCCACACTGCCCCGGTATCGGTCACATCCTCGTCCGGAGGCTCGGGGAGGTTCAAGAGGAGAAcggcctcccctccctcgtctCCTCACCTCAGCCCCGCTCTCAAAGGCGAGAGTGCGAAGAGCGAGGCGGGATCTGGGTCTGGGAGCTCCTACACCCTCAAGGTGCCAAAGCTGGAAAACCTCAACCTGTCCACTGCCTGGAGTCTCACCAGCAAAGATGACAGGGATACCATGAACCCCTCAGGGAAGGACAACCGTGGCTGGCCTGCATCGAGCAGTAGTGGGGGGAACTCATGTAATCAGCAGCCTCTAGACTTGTCCAGCTCTGTCGGAAGGAAAAATGAGGGCTCTAACAAGGCATCGGGGGAATCGGTGCTGGATCTGAGCATGCACCGCAAGAGTGGAGCCGCAGAACTGGAATCAAAGGGCATCCCAGCGGCAGTTCAGCCTCCGGCCAAGAAAAAGAAGCCCAACACCAGCATGCTGGAGAAGGTTCTGATGAGTGAGTATGCCGGGCTAACAACCTCTGCAGACGATGGCTCCTTAAACCTGGGAAGCCCAGATTCACAGTACACTGCTGGTAGTGGCACGGGCACCTGTTCTCATAGTACCTCACCCAACATGGTGTCTGACTcggcccacccctctcctccatccttaaCTCCAGTCACCATGAACCCCTCCTCGCCCAGCACCAGCCTGGCATGTCCCACACCACCTCCCCCGGTCCTGCCCACCATCCCCTCACCACCAGGCATGCCCAGCTCCCCTCACTCCCAGCCCTCCGACTGTTCCACACTCAGATCTCTTCCGGTCCTGTCGCCCAAAATGTCCCCCACGTCCGTCGACCATGGGGACGAAGAGCCGGCATCTAAGCCTGTGTCCGACACAGAGGAGACATCGTTAGGGGAAGATCACTGCGAGGACGAGCTCATGGCCCAGTCACCCGACCCCACCCCCGACCCAGTCAGAGATCTCCGCAAGGGTCAGTCCAAGCCCAGTCCTCCTCGAGAGGCCATCTCTCTGGACCTGTCCACGACAGAGCCCGGGGTGGCCAGGAGGACTCGAAACGGCAGCAGTTTGCTGAATGGAAAAGTCAGTAAAGGCACGGCATCAGAGAGTAAATCCCAGCACTCTGACCTTTCTGTGTTGTCAGAGTCCCTGTCTggcccctcagcctctccccctgctctgtcAGACCGCCCATCTCCCCCCGTGATCAAGAAGGAGCCCCGCCACGCGGACACGGCCCACGGCGCCCTGCCTCCGGTCGGCAAACCGACGGAGgccgaggagcaggaggacggCGGCGGCGACGCCTTCAGCAAGAGCTTCGTCTGCAACGTGTGCGACGGGCCTTTCCGCTCCATCAAGGAGCTGAGTCGGCACATCGTGGCGCACGCCGCCGACTGGCCGTACAAGTGTGAGTTCTGCGTCCAGCTGTTCGGCGACGCGGCCGCCCTGCTGGAGCACCGCACGGCCCTGCACGGCGTGGGCCGCATCTTCGTCTGCTCGGCCTGCCGCAAGGAGTTCGCCTTCCTCTGCAACCTCCAGCAGCACCAGACCGACCTGCACCCCAACCAGGAGTGCACGCACGCGGCCGTGGAGAGCGGCAAGCTGAGGCCCCAGAACTACACGGACCCCAGCAAGGCCACGGAGGAGAGCTCCGCGGACGCGCCGAAGCCAGAGTCCCCGGAACAAGCCCAGTCCCAGGGGATGGACGTCATGGCGGAGGAAGAGCCCAGCGTGAACGGGAAGCACGGGGACGAGGGTGGCGACGACCCGACCGAGGAGCTCTACACCACCATCAAGATCATGGCCTCGGAGGGGGGCAAGCCCAAAGGCCCCGACGTACGTCTGGGCATCAATCAGCACTATCCCAGCTTCAAGCCTCCGCCCTTCCCCTACCACAACCGCACGCACGCCACCTCTGTGGCCTCGGCCACCAACTTCACCACTCACAACATCCCCCAGACCTTCAGCACGGCCATCCGCTGCACCAAGTGCGGCAACAGCTTCGACAACATGCCCGAGCTGCACAAGCACATCCTGGCCTGTGCCAACGCCAGCGACAAGAGGCGTTACACTCCCAAGAAGAACCCCATCCCCCTCCGGCAGATCGTCAAGCCTCAGAACGGAGTCCTGTCGCCAGCCGCCACCGCCGCGGTCGCCGGCAGCGTTGGGCAGAATGCCTTCCGCAGGATGGGGCAGCCCAAGAGGCTGAACTTCAACCAGGAGGCCACGGGCAAGACCAGGATGACTTCCCTTAGCAAGAAGAAGAACCAGCTGGTCCAAAAGGCCATCACTCAGAGGAACAAATCCGCCGCCTCGGTCAGGAAGACCTTCGtcaaagtggaggaggaggaggaggaggcacagCCGGCACCACCGCAGCAGGAAGTTCACGTCTGCCCTCACTGCAGCCGGGAGTTTACTTACCCTGCCAGCCTTAGCAAGCACATAGCAGTCAGCTGCCCCATGAAGCCTGCTGCCAAAAAGGGCAAGAGGGGGGCAGCGGAGGACAAGAGAGCCGGGGCCGACGCAGCATCGGACAAAAACATGAGCCTTCGTAGGAGAGCCACAGACGCTGAGCTCCAGCAGCCCGAGCCCGGGTCCAAACCCCTGAGGAAGACCCGGGCTCGCAGCTCGGGGGCCCCGGAGGCCGAGCCCCCCCAGGCCACCAAAGGGAAAGCCGCAGGGCGTCCCAAGAGGCCAGCCTCTTTCCCAGCTGCAGTGGTTCCGCCCAGGAAGAAGGGTAGAAAGGGCCAAGCCCCGTTCTTGCCTcccaccccatcctcctctgATGTTCCCACCAGTGAACCTGCGCCACGTCCGGCTGGGAGGATGGGGCGAGTGGGCAAGGAGGTGGCACCCAAGAAGGTATCTGAAGTGaagtctctccaggagcagtccCAGACCCAGGTTAAAAAAGAGGTCCAGGGAGAGCGCTTCTCCCTGAGGGCACGGGAGCGGGCAGGCGGGCCAGTCACCAGGAGCCTTCAGTTGGCCAGCTTCGCAGGTCCTGTGGAGGTGAAGACAGAAGAGCAGTCCAGCCAGGAGCCCAAAGACCCTAAG